From the genome of Paracoccus seriniphilus, one region includes:
- the recR gene encoding recombination mediator RecR, with the protein MAEGSDDIQALITLMGRLPGLGPRSARRIVLQLIRKRSGQMTQLAQLLDRVATNSRECLTCGNITDSDQCAICSDPRRDTGEICVVEDVADLWALERGNSFRGRYHVLGGTLSALDEIGPEDLGIPALLERIENQNVREVILALNATVDGQTTAHYIADILNDMGVAVTGLAHGVPIGGELDYLDDGTISAALNARRKL; encoded by the coding sequence ATGGCCGAAGGCAGCGATGACATACAGGCGCTGATCACGCTGATGGGGCGCCTGCCCGGGCTGGGGCCACGCTCGGCCCGGCGCATCGTGCTGCAACTGATCCGCAAGCGCAGCGGACAGATGACACAGCTGGCGCAGCTGCTGGATCGTGTCGCCACCAATTCGCGCGAATGTCTGACCTGCGGGAACATCACCGACAGCGATCAATGTGCCATATGCAGTGATCCGCGTCGCGACACCGGTGAAATCTGCGTCGTTGAAGATGTCGCCGATCTTTGGGCGTTGGAACGAGGCAACAGCTTTCGCGGGCGCTATCACGTTCTGGGCGGCACGCTGTCGGCCCTGGATGAAATCGGGCCCGAGGATCTGGGCATCCCCGCCCTGCTTGAGCGGATCGAGAACCAGAATGTGCGAGAGGTCATCCTGGCATTGAACGCCACCGTGGATGGCCAGACGACCGCCCATTACATTGCCGATATCCTGAACGACATGGGCGTTGCAGTGACCGGGCTGGCTCATGGCGTGCCCATTGGCGGCGAGCTGGATTATCTGGATGACGGCACGATCAGTGCCGCACTGAATGCGCGGCGCAAGTTGTGA
- a CDS encoding YbaB/EbfC family nucleoid-associated protein — MFKGLGGLGDMSKMVKAAKDMQDRMQQLQEDMDKLTVTGESGAGLIKATATAKGELTGLEIDPSIFQPTEKEVVEDLILAAIKDAQRRAQDKMQSEMARITQELGLPADMKLPF; from the coding sequence ATGTTCAAAGGATTGGGCGGGCTGGGCGACATGTCCAAGATGGTGAAAGCCGCCAAGGACATGCAGGATCGCATGCAGCAACTGCAGGAAGACATGGACAAGCTGACCGTCACCGGGGAATCCGGTGCCGGACTGATCAAGGCCACCGCGACCGCCAAGGGCGAGCTGACCGGCCTTGAGATTGATCCCTCGATCTTCCAGCCTACCGAAAAAGAGGTCGTCGAGGATCTGATCCTTGCCGCGATCAAGGATGCACAGCGCCGTGCGCAGGACAAGATGCAGTCCGAAATGGCCCGGATCACCCAGGAACTGGGGCTGCCCGCAGACATGAAACTGCCGTTCTGA